The sequence AATAATTGAGACTACTGTAAGAAATTTTGTTCCAGCTTATTTGACAATCTAGACTAATATCTATCTTGACCCTGCACCTGCTTTTGAATTAGGAGGAAGGATTTTCCTTACTTTCACATCCAACAGATATTATGCTATTGTCAGTAGTTAGCTTGTGAAAGAAACACTGGTTTGTCTCTTCTAACTCTTGATATTACTCTTGATATTGATAAAACATCTTCTCTCATACCGATAGAAAATCATCGGTATGTTCTCGAGTAATGAAGATTCATTTCAAGGTATTGTCACAAGCTTAAAACTTTGTTCATCTATTCAATGATGCTAGGTTTGTTCTCTGTATTTGCTAAAGAGTGTGCAAAGTGATGTTTGGAAAATATCTGGCTGTGCCCTTTGCTCATCtcagtaagttttttttttttttttttttttttcacttttcaggAACAACAGAAAAGGCTTTATGAAACTGAAGGAGTCATTTATGATCTAATAGCAAGTGctattatttctcttttattttacattttaaaactGTGAATCAAATATTTCAAAGGATTTTGCAGTTGTAGTTCTGAACTGCTGGTTAGTTCTGGCTCTGCTGGCTTTCCTATTTGCTTTTTGGAATTCATTGTTTAGCCTCATCTGTCTGCAGATACTGTTATACTAGAGTTCAGGCAATACATGCCTGGTTCGATATGGAGACAAGCGATTATTAATCGGAAGGATCATCGAGAAAAAGGGAATGAATTGGACGGTTTTTATGGAGGGATCAGGAAACTACACAGCAAGGAGGAAATTTCCATGTGGACAAGGCTATGGCCGGATGAAATCTTAGAATAGATAATCTTCTCTTTTATTATACTTTGCAtggagcaaattttttttttttaaaaaaaaaccaacattaACCGATGTTCCTTGAGTGTCAAGGCTCATTTAAAGAATGCAGAGccaatattttaattagaattttggatgatttctttttcttttttttttttatcaggaTAGAATTCCTTGATTTAGCATGTGGAACCACTACTTCGGTTTCGTGGAGATTTTATGGAGATTAGTCACTCAATTAAATTCCAGCTTCGCAGGTGGTGCAATACACTGTATATCAGTTTCTGCTTCTAGTTTCGTGCTGCTCAGTGAAATATTTGTTTTGAAGTTTCAATTAGCTTGTCTTTTAAAGTTAACCTACCTTTGTTTGGAAGTTTACATTTTCTGAAGATTGCTGCGAGAGATCCATGCATCTGTTAGGTCTAGCTTCTGTAGCAGCCATGCATTTTCACAGGCACAGTTTAAACCACAGAGCCTGGAAGTGGTTCTGCTGCTGCAGCACTCAGCAGACAGTTGGGGTACAGAcattttaacaaaataatagtaagaagaaaaattctacttaatcaACATTTCATCAGAAGATAACGCTAGGGCGAACAACAAACCCTAACGTATCTTACTACCAACGTGGTTGTAGAGATGCTTGAAGCAATTGTTGGGACAAAACGAGCCAATGCGACGAGAATTTACCAAGAATATCAACGATAAGAATCTTTACGCCAAATGAAAGCCACAACTCCCGCATCTCAACAACTCGAACAATTCACTGGTAAAATCGTTGACACCAAGAGCAAAAGAGAAAGCTGAAACAATGAAAAACCCTCCTCCCGAAGTTCTGGTGAATCAGAAATATACCAATCCacattatacaaaaaaaaaactttgtaatatagtttctttcttctttttttttcttttttttttcttttttttttttcttttttacctcTTGACAATACACCACACGCACTTCAAAAAGTCACTCTTACAAAGGCCCAACTGCATGTCAGTAAAAAATCGATGCAGTTTTGGTGACATGTATAAGGGCAGTTTCTGTTATATTGCTCCAAGGCAACAATTTCTGCAGGGAATTAAGCGACCAAATAACTCGAGATCATATTAAACGATGAAGATCAAAGACTCAGAAAGATTATCACAAATTCTACTATATTCCATGACGAGGCATGGCAAATCCTCTATTTCCGGCCGAATTTGATCTAAGTTGTGCTTATATCGACTTTGCTCTTGTGAATCTGGAAGGCTGGGGTAATCCAGCTGCCACAGCTGCATTGAATGCCGGACCAGTTGAAATATCCTAAGCGGGCATCGCAATGGATGCAAGATAACTTTCCTTCCAAAGCACCATCTTTAACTGTTGCAAGAACCAAAATATTagaagatataaaattattaaagcagcaaaaatttaagtttgtgtcctattatttaaaatacttaacAAGGCAGCAGAATTTTAAGCAACGAATTCTGAGTATTCATGATTACTTCTTGTCTTCATCAATCCTACTCACTGAACTATAGCTTGcttatttgaatttataaaagaTATGAAGCTTGATTATCTACACAGAACCGAAACTTacttttttcggaaaagaaaaTTGCAGAAAATGATTTTACCTGAGGTCATCCACTTGAGAGGCTCgacaaaaaaagaagagcatTCTTTCTCCTGAAACCTGTTAAAGGGGTTGCCACTTTTCCTTTTATGCCATTCAAAGCTTGTTTCCCCTTCACCAGGTACATGGCTAACAACATTTTCCTCCAAGGCCACAATTCTTCTGCATTTCTTGCAGCGATAAGCAGTTTTCTGTTCGCTCTCCTTAGGGGCATCTGCACAAAAGTTGGGCTCTGAGGAGAGACCAGGATCAGCTTCGAATATGGACCCATCTATCTTTGCTCCTAGTTGATAAGATTGACCTGAAAAGCCATAATGGCATCCATCAACTTACTACAAAGCAGAAAAAGCAGTTGTGAATACAAACTAAAGAAGAGGAACGGTGGAACAAGCAAGTATGAATTATATTTATGTTAAACTAAGTGAAAAAGTATTTGAAAGTTGATTGAAAGAAGCAAGTTCTAAGAAGGTAGTGGTGTCAGAAAAACaatgataaataaaatagaaaacctGCCATCCTGACATGCAGTGAAACCTTATAATACTCAAACTTTCTCATTTTGAACGAACAGGATGTTCACCTACAACCTGATCAACCAAAAGCATAATAAACCAAAAAACTATTCATCAGAAGTTCAGGGACTAATTAATGCACTTAACCCAGAATGCTCAGAGAAACTGATCTCCTGATCGTTAGAAAAGACACTTTCATGGTCTGATCTCACCGAAGGTAGTTTATTGTAGTTACCCACTAATACGCAAGTGAGACAAGAGTATAACTACAGTGAACAACACTCAGAGCTAGAGGTCCACACATGCAGATGGAAATAAATACACTCTGTGAATCTCCATCAACATTCCCACATTTCATCATGGTCCAGTGTTCATTCTTAGAAGAAACAAACAAGACTTTTTGGTGTGCGGCAGTCACAACTCAATGATTGACTCACAGCACTAATGAACAAGTTGTGAAACTTATATTCATAAGCCAgtcaaagttaaagaaatgaatAATGAATAGCTAACTCAAATTTGGCTGACTGTAAAAAAACACAAAGAGATCTGTTCTAAACTCAGACCTAACAAAATAAATCTGACTCGAACTAAATTTTTCAACAGTCAACAATTCTTGACGTGAACTATCTCATAACAATTTTCCGGTGAAGCTAGTGTGCAACTGTGTAAGTGTTCAAATGCTGTACATTCATTTGCCTTTCAATAAGATTGGACCTAACATGGCATTCATCTCGACATGCAAGATAAACTGGAAAGCTTTGTTAACAGAAAGGGAAGTTGTAAGAAACATCCAATTAGGACTTGAGATTATCTAAATCCAATTggaaaaaacaaagaagtaAAAAGATCTTACGCAAACTAGTTATGCTAGATTATCCTCTATAACGTTATCAAGATGGTATATCCAACCAATGAGATGAAAACTCACCTATTATTTTCAAGCGGAAGCGCTTGTAAATAGGGCTAGCAGTATCTACTTTAAAACCCATTTCTTCAAACATTTTTAACTGCAACAGATAAGAAGCCTATAAATTTCCTATACTAAAATTCTTTCAGGTGCCACAAACATCATATATGAATAAGTCTAACCTGGTCCAAAAAGCCATCATTTGGGCAAACAAATTCACAACTTTCCTTCAAGGACTCGAGAGCATCTGAAGCAAAAGAAACAGCAACACGTTACCAAAAGAGTATCCCGAAAGCTTATCTCTATCTTTGTTCAAAAGTGTGGTATAGTCAAATAGATGTACAAAGAAACTAATAATGATCTTGAGCAGAAGTTTTGAAGTAACAGAAACGTTTTCTCAGAGTTCAGACCTTCCAGAGATTTCTGTTCTGTTCTCATAAGATATCCAATAACAATCGCAGCACTGCAACAAAACACAGAAATACACAAAAGACGTATGTAAAGAAGAGGATATATACAGTTAATCAAGAAAATAGATGAAGGTCAACTAGATTTTTAACCGAGGACAAGAAATATTGCCCCATTTATGATATGCTGTTGCAAGAAAAATACAGCAAGAACACACCTAAGCAATATACATCTGATTGACCACTCAGAATACAAAACTGAATTCCAAAAGAAATTTGACAAGAGCTAGAGCTTGAGAGCTATATTACAACCTCCATCAAATTAAAAGAGTAACACATCACGTAAAATAATTTCCATTTAGATTAGACAACTTAGATAGCACCATGACTGAAACTACATACTCTACTCACTGGCACAATCTCAAGAACACATGCAAACACACACGAAAATGACGTCAAGCTTCTACAAACAGAAGTTCACACCACGGTCAAATCTCATGCTGTATTAgctatataaagaaaaaaactaaatccATCTTACTCCATTTAGCCCGAAATAATTGAGGCCACAAAGTGATCTCCTgcatacttttttacttttcatgCATTTCCTTTATGAGCATGTCCCTGCAGTCCGAATAAATAACAACGACGAAAAATAGTggagtttgaaatttaatagcAAGTGTACCATACATCTATGAAGAAAATCAAATGACCAATAGGAACTGTTTGATCAAGATTCTTCCATTCTAAACAGCACCAGATGAACATGATTAGggctaaatatataatttaaaaatccaTAGTTTAAACCAGCGCAAATATCAAGTGATGTACCACCAACCTTTCTCGATTAGTTAAGGAAATATACCATCAGTAAAGAAAGTATCcttaatgaaaatttaaaattacagtgaCCACCACATCCATACATAGGTGTTCACATTCAAGGTTCTTAAAATCATCGCATAGGTGCCTAGCTGCTCCCTCTATGACCATGGAGGCCGAGGATCTCATCCACAATGGCTGATTAGGACTCATTCAAATAGATTAGGCGCTAGAACATAAGTTTCACAATCTGCTACCACTTACCCATCTTAAGTGTACTACATAAGTAGTTAGCTGATTGTGTGATAAAGTTATAAACATTGGCTTATCACCCACTCCAAGCAATTGACTAGGCAGTTGCACTAGTgatgaaaatagaaaaagtaaTACGGTAAATGAAGATGTATCTATTGGAAATAATTAAGTGGAAAATAAGACAGCTTTTCGCTGAGGTCAAATTTGAACCTTTTcattgtttcaaaattttgtctAGTACTACTAATAGCAGTCCCTCCATTTTTAGACATGCTAAAAAactgctttttttttccaaacaacTCAACTAGTCCCTTGTTATAAGTTTTCTTTACATGCAGGTCCCTCTCATCATATTCAATCAATTAAGATCTCGAAAATAGTAAATTCAAGACTCCAGAGACAATTTATTCCTAATTATtactctctttcctttttccaaTCCCACAACAGATATAATCAATGGTAACCCAACCAACCAGCGGTAGTGGCATGAGAAAGAGGTGCGACAAGTGGAGGTAGGTTTAGTGCGAcaagaagaacaagagagagattgCATGAGCGCGTATGTGCACGaccatttacatgcatatatgagagagagagagagagagagagagagagagagagagagagagatggcagTGGGATGAGAATGGAAAAGTTAACAAAGTTATTGGAGGTTAAAAAAGTTATTGGATATTCTTTGGGAAGTTAGGCATGTAGACATGAAATATagaaagagagggggggaggggggttAAGGAGAAGGAAATAAAAATGCAAATGGAATATTCTTAGATTCCACAAAAATTTTCTCTACAAGGGCTAACAGAAAGAGATATTTGTAACTAAATGGTATTCATGTTTAAGGATTAGTGAGAAAAGTAAGGGATGGACATATGGACATTTATATTTCCCTTTTCTCTATTTAGGAGTAATTATGGGTAACAACATTATAAATGATATAAGTGTAACATATTACTATTGAAATATAACATTTATGTTACAATTGAAAGATAATGTGATGCAGTTTTTCTAAGATGTAGTCTTGTTTAAAAACTGGCTGTAATAGAGCCAATCAGCCAATGTGCCGCAAAATTAGAAAATCTTATAAAAGACAAATGGGCTAAATTTAAAAAGTGAAAATTCACCAAATCTTGAAACTTTTCTCCTATATATTGTCATAGTTTTAAGTTTTGAAATCCGAATATCTTAAACTGTAAATTctggaaaacaaaaatatctGCATGCACTTGCAAGCTGCTAACATTAACGATGCAATGACAATGAAGCGATTTGATGTTTGAGCATGGC is a genomic window of Ananas comosus cultivar F153 linkage group 13, ASM154086v1, whole genome shotgun sequence containing:
- the LOC109719153 gene encoding dual specificity protein phosphatase 12-like, translating into MPHLVRDRLFFGNIGDAADVLQGGGGGGGGGEFTHVLSLLSSASISFFTEWRPTLSIPTEEICKVYAGGADESPKKSLAPGKLLCARERAGPGLKLVRMAVPLRDTEDENLLDYLEVCLDFIDEGRKEGSVLVHCFAGVSRSAAIVIGYLMRTEQKSLEDALESLKESCEFVCPNDGFLDQLKMFEEMGFKVDTASPIYKRFRLKIIGQSYQLGAKIDGSIFEADPGLSSEPNFCADAPKESEQKTAYRCKKCRRIVALEENVVSHVPGEGETSFEWHKRKSGNPFNRFQEKECSSFFVEPLKWMTSVKDGALEGKLSCIHCDARLGYFNWSGIQCSCGSWITPAFQIHKSKVDISTT